One window of Nicotiana tomentosiformis chromosome 11, ASM39032v3, whole genome shotgun sequence genomic DNA carries:
- the LOC138901678 gene encoding uncharacterized protein: protein MVNPYGNPSSPPKETIPTPSITPSPIHTSNKGRFKMITRKVVDGGEQIKKINEQLKASRAKEPQKSKESFKCVTEGEETVSSEIKQGGKHKNKKGKESEGAQFDMRGMGKGVAESSHTTANKKRKAASSIPVETPPTRGRAKRSQKKQSEAKLEKALEESKIKSAAKGKKKVVEPVEAVEI, encoded by the exons ATGGTAAACCCTTATGGGAATCCCTCATCACCACCCAAGGAAACTATACCCACACCATCGATCACACCTTCACCCATACACACCTCTAATAAAGGAAGGTTCAAGATGATTACTCGTAAGGTAGTCGATGGaggagaacaaatcaagaaaatcaaCGAACAGTTAAAAGCAAGTCGGGCAAAAGAACCCCAGAAATCTAAAGAATCATTTAAGTGTGtaactgagggggaagaaactgtTTCATCTGAAATAAAGCAG GGTggtaaacataaaaataaaaagggaaaagagAGTGAGGGTGCTCAATTTGATATGAGGGGAATGGGAAAAGGAGTGGCTGAATCTTCACACACTACT GCAAACAAGAAGAGAAAGGCTGCCTCTTCTATCCCTGTAGagactcctcctacaagaggaagagctaaaaggagtcagaagaagcagagtgaggcaAAACTAGAAAAAGCCTTAGAAGAGAGTAAAATAAAATCTGCTGCAAAGGGAAAGAAGAAAGTGGTTGAGCCTGTTGAGGCAGTTGAAATTTAG